DNA from Balneolaceae bacterium:
TATTCTACCGCGACCACTGGAACGTCATCGGTTTTTCCCGGCAGCGGGAGGCCATCCGAAATTTTGTGCTCGAACGCATGTCGAAAGTGGAAATATTGGACGAATCCTTTACGCCATCGGGCGACATCGACGCAGAAGGCCTTATTTTTCGCTCTGACGAACGATCCCGCCTGGTGAGGGTCAACGTATCCAGTTCGGCATTGAGGCGGTTTGAGGCCAATCTACCGGCTAAGGTTTTAAGGAAATATGAAATTAAACCTAATATATTTAGGCTAGAATTTAATTTTGATAACTTGGAATTTATTAACGAATGGCTGCTCCAATTTCCTAGGGATATTAATATATATGGTCCGGACGAATTAGTAGATATGAGGCAAAACCTCCTTGAAGAAATGATGTCCGCTTAGCGGTTGGCGAGTCATCCGTACCTCTCAATTCCGTTTAGCCGGACGAACCAAAAAAGGGCGGCCCCGATCTAAGCCGGGACCGCCCCTGAATATGTAATCAACCCGCGCCGGGTCAGACGGTGTCGTCTTCGTCTTCGTTAACTACGCGCGTCACTGCGGCGATGGCCCCCTCATCGCCCAATCGCATGAGACGGACACCCTGGGTATTTCTGCCCATGGTCCGTATCTCCTCGCAATTCATCCGGATGATCTTACCTGCCTCGGTAATCACCATCAGATCGTCATTGTCAGAGACTTCCTTGAGTGCGATAAGATTGCCGGTTTTCTTGGTGACCTTGAGCGTGATTACGCCCTTTCCTCCCCGGCTCTGCTCACGATAGTCCTCCACAAGCGAGCGTTTGCCGTATCCGTTTTCGGAAATGGCCAGGACCGTAGCCTCATGGGTGTTCTTGATCACCACCATGTCGACCAGCTCGTTGTTCTTGCTCAGGCTCATACCCTTCACTCCGGAGGTGTTGCGACCCATGTCGCGAACGTCATCCTCGTGGAATCGGATTGCGCGCCCTTTCTTGTTGGCTAGAATGACGTTGCTCTCCCCATTGGTCAGTGCGGCGCCCAGCAGGGAATCCTCCTCCCGGATGTTGATGGCAATAATGCCATCGCGGCGGGGACGGCTGTAGGCTTCCAGAGAGGTCTTCTTGACCTGCCCCTCCTTGGTGGCCATAATTATATAGTGGCTGTTGATGTATTCCTCGTCGTCCAGCGTTTTCACCGGCACGAAGGTCTTGATGTTGTCGTCCTTGTCGATGTCGATAAGGTTGACGATGGCCCGTCCCCTCGCGGTACGCGAGCCCTCGGGAATCTCGTAGACCTTCAGCCAGTAGCACTGTCCCTTCTCGGTAAAGAAGAGGATATAGTTGTGGTTGGTGGCCACGAAAAGATGCTCCACGTACTCCTCGTCCTTCGTGGTGGTGCCCTTCATGCCTTTGCCCCCTCGCCGCTGGCGACGGTAGCCAGATACCGGCATGCGCTTGATAAAGCCCTTGTTGTTGATGGTGACCACCACGTCCTCATCTGCAATCATGTCCTCCACGCTGAAGTCATCGGCCGAGTAGACGATCTGCGTTCGGCGATCATCACCGTAACGGTCGCGCAGTTCGGTGAGCTCTTGTTCTATAATAGCGTATTGCTCATCACGATTGCTCAGAATACTGCGGAAGCCGGCAATTTTCTCGACGATCTGTCCGTACTCTTCTTCGATTTTATCGCGCTCCAGCCCGGTAAGTTTCTGCAGGCGCATGTCCAGGATGGCCTTGGCCTGCAGGTCGGTGAGGGCAAATCTTCGACGCAGCTTCTCGTTGGCCTCCTGTGGAGAGTCGGAAGCGCGAATGGTCTTGATCACCTCGTCCAGATTCTCCAGGGCAATCTTGAGACCCTCCAGAATATGAGCGCGCGCCTCGGCCTGGTCCAGGTCATAAAGCGTGCGGCGGATGATCACGTCGATGCGGTGCTCCACGAAGTGGTAGATCAGCTCCTTCAAAGCCATCACCTTGGGACGCCCCTTGACCAGGGCCAGGCTGATCACCCCGAAGGTTTGCTGCATCTGGGTGTACTTGTAGAGCTGATTCAGCACGATGCCCGGATTGGAGCCGCGCTTCAGCACGATGACCATCCGCATGCCCTCACGGTCGGATTCGTCCCGAATTTCCGAGATCTGCTCGATTTTGTCCTCCGACAGGGAGGCGATCTTCTCAATAAGTGTAGTCTTGTTAACCTGGTAGGGTATTTCGGTGACCACAATCTGCTCGCGATTGCCGCGCAGCTCTTCGGTGCTGGCGCGGGCACGCATGGTAATCTTTCCACGACCCGTCTCATAGGCCTCCTTCACCCCGTCGTAGCCGTAGATGATACCTCCGGTGGGGAAGTCAGGAGCCGTGATGTGCTCCATCAGCTCCTTGGTCTCGATATCCGGGTTATTGAGGTAGGCCACAATGCCGTTGATCACCTCGGTGATGTTGTGGGGCGCCATGTTAGTGGCCATGCCCACGGCGATGCCTGAAGAGCCGTTGATCAGCAAATTGGGCAGCATGCCCGGGAGGACGGTAGGCTCCTGCAGGGTGTCGTCAAAATTGGACTGGTAGTCGACCGTCTCCTTGTTGATGTCGGTCAGCATCTCCTCGGCGATACGCTGCATGCGTACCTCTGTGTACCGCATGGCCGCGGCCGAGTCGCCGTCAATGGATCCGAAGTTGCCCTGGCCGTCCACCAGCGGATAACGCAGGGAGAAGTCCTGCACCATGCGTACGATGGTATCGTAGACCGCTGAGTCGCCGTGGGGGTGGTACTTACCGAGCACCTCACCGACAATGCGGGCGCTCTTTTTGTAGTTTCGGTTGTGCAGCATGCCCAGCTCGCTCATTCCGTAGAGCACGCGCCGGTGTACCGGCTTGAGTCCGTCGCGAACGTCGGGGAGGGCGCGTGAGACGATGACCGACATCGAGTAATCGATGTAGGCCGACTGCATCTCGTCTTCTATAGATATAGGCACGATCTTTTCTCTAGCCATGAATCAGTTCAGGTCGGATGTTAAAGAAAATGGGTTCCCGGTGGATAGAAAATGAGTTCAGACGTCCAGGGTGGCATACTTGGCGTTGCGCTCGATGAAGTTGCGCCGCGGCTCCACATCTCCGCCCATGAGCGTGGAGAAAAGCTTGTCGGCGCCCGCCGCGCTTTCCACCGTGACCTGCTGGAGGGTGCGCGTCTCGGGATCCATAGTGGTTTCCCAGAGTTGGCCGGGATTCATCTCGCCGAGTCCCTTATAGCGGGAGACGTCAAATTTTTTATTCTCCTTTTTAAGCCGCTGGATGATATTATTACGGGTCTCCTCATCCCAGGCGTAATCGATGTTGTCCCGGGTATAGGAGATCCGGTAGAGCGGGGGGGTGGCGATGTATACATACCCGCCCTCGATCAGCGGCTTCATGTACCGGTAGAAGAAGGTAAGC
Protein-coding regions in this window:
- the gyrA gene encoding DNA gyrase subunit A, with the translated sequence MAREKIVPISIEDEMQSAYIDYSMSVIVSRALPDVRDGLKPVHRRVLYGMSELGMLHNRNYKKSARIVGEVLGKYHPHGDSAVYDTIVRMVQDFSLRYPLVDGQGNFGSIDGDSAAAMRYTEVRMQRIAEEMLTDINKETVDYQSNFDDTLQEPTVLPGMLPNLLINGSSGIAVGMATNMAPHNITEVINGIVAYLNNPDIETKELMEHITAPDFPTGGIIYGYDGVKEAYETGRGKITMRARASTEELRGNREQIVVTEIPYQVNKTTLIEKIASLSEDKIEQISEIRDESDREGMRMVIVLKRGSNPGIVLNQLYKYTQMQQTFGVISLALVKGRPKVMALKELIYHFVEHRIDVIIRRTLYDLDQAEARAHILEGLKIALENLDEVIKTIRASDSPQEANEKLRRRFALTDLQAKAILDMRLQKLTGLERDKIEEEYGQIVEKIAGFRSILSNRDEQYAIIEQELTELRDRYGDDRRTQIVYSADDFSVEDMIADEDVVVTINNKGFIKRMPVSGYRRQRRGGKGMKGTTTKDEEYVEHLFVATNHNYILFFTEKGQCYWLKVYEIPEGSRTARGRAIVNLIDIDKDDNIKTFVPVKTLDDEEYINSHYIIMATKEGQVKKTSLEAYSRPRRDGIIAINIREEDSLLGAALTNGESNVILANKKGRAIRFHEDDVRDMGRNTSGVKGMSLSKNNELVDMVVIKNTHEATVLAISENGYGKRSLVEDYREQSRGGKGVITLKVTKKTGNLIALKEVSDNDDLMVITEAGKIIRMNCEEIRTMGRNTQGVRLMRLGDEGAIAAVTRVVNEDEDDTV